The Thiomicrorhabdus lithotrophica DNA segment GCTTTTGGGAATGTTACGCAGACAGACCTATGGGATTGGCCGAATTGGTTTTGAAAGTGCGCTAATTCTTGGTGTTTATTTCAGTGCACTCAGCCTGGTTGTAGTGAGTGTCTAAACAATCAACAGGCTATAAACCCCAAACTAAGTTTTTGAAATGACTTAAAGTGTCAATTTCTTCAATAGGTTTCCGTTTTAATTCTTAAATAAAGCAAAGCTACCACACCCCGCAAGGGGGTATAAAGGCCTGGTAACTTTAAATCAAAGTTTTTCAATCACACCAAAATCAACCGTTGTGGTCATAATAGGTTGGTCAAAGATTGAGGCAAGAATAAATCCGGCCATATTGTCTGCGGAAGTCAGTTCAGTTGGATTTTCACCTGGAAACAGTCGCCCCCTAGATTCTGTGGCAAAGGTTTCTAGTCTTGCGATATAGCCATGAGTGCTGGTTTGCTTAATTTCTTGTGCTACCGTTTTCATTAGTTGTTCCAAACCGGCTTTAGCCACGCCATAAGCACCGTAATAAGCAGGGTGTTCTGTAATGCTGTTGTCGGTAATGGCTACGATTTTCCCATCATCTGAATGACTAAGCAGTGGCAGGGTTTGTTGTATTAGATGAAAGTTCGCATTCAGGTTAGTATGTAATACTTCATACCATTGCATATAGTCAAAGTGCTCAATCGGCGTAAACGCAGGAAGTATTGCGGCATTTAAAAATACGCCATCAATATGCCCATATTCATTGGCTAAATTTTCAGTCAATTCTTTGTAGTTATCTATATTTGCACCGAGTAAATCCATTGGATAAAGTGCAACCAAGTTAATATCTAATTCTGAGTCTGCAATTTCGTCATAAAAAGCATTAAGACGTTTTAATTCTTTATCTAACAGAATGACTTGATGGTTCGCTTGAATTAACTTGTGTGCTAAAGCTTTGCCTAAGCCTTGTGCGGCACCCGTAATTAAATATGTTTGCATAGGATTCTCGGTTTAATTTTTTAATTTAGCAAAAGTGTCTATTGATTATAATGTCTTTATAAATTGAGAGACTTCATAGGGTGTATGAAAGAAATAATCCGCAGGCCAATCTTTTTCAGTCGCCTCGTCTGGTAGGTAACCATACATTGCTGCAGCGGTTTTCATACCTGCATTAATACCTGCTTGAATATCTCGCGGATGATCTCCAATGTAAATACATTCTTCAGTTTTAACGCCGCACTGTTTTGCCGCTAAATCCATTGGCTCGCGATTAGGCTTTCTCACAGATAAGGTGTCACCACAAATAATGGTTAAAGGGGCACTAGCAAAAGCGTAGTTTTTTAACAGTTCTTCCGTTAAATAAGTAGGCTTATTAGTCACAATTCCCCAAGGGATGTTTTTGTCCGCTAGGGCTTTGATTCCAGCATCTAGGCCAGAAAAGATTTGGGTGTGGTGATTAATGCTTTGCATGTAATGCCCTAAGAACTTTTGACGTCTTTCTTCTAATTCTTCACCTACAAGGTTTGGGAAGGCAAGTTGTGTCATAGATAAGCCTCCTTTAGATACAGTGCTGCGTATGTCTTGATAATTTAGAATAGGCTGGTTGTATTCTAAGCAAGTCAGTTTTAGCGCGTGAGCAAAGTCGTAAGAGGTATCTAAAAGGGTGCCATCTAAATCAAATAGAACGCATTTTATGGACATAAGTTTCTCTAGTCAGTTTATGTAATATGTTAGTTGTGTTTTATCTTTAAAGTGCTTTTTGATAAGCAAGCAGGTAGTTCACGCTTAAGTCATTATTTAAACCATAACGATTCAATAGCGGATTAAATTCAATACCCGAAGCATCACGTAGATATAGGCCTGCTTGTCTTGCCATGGCATCCATCTCGGCAGGAGTAATGAATTTTTCGTGAGTATGAGTCCCTTTAGGAACAAGGTTTAGCACTTGTTCGGCTGCAAAAATAGCTAATAAGTAAGATTTATAGTTTCTATTTAATGTTGAAAAGAAAACCCATCCGCCAGGTTTGACGCATTTAGCTGCCGCTTGAATGATTGCCGCAGGGTCTGGAACGTGCTCAAGCATTTCCATGCAGGTAATAACATCAAATTGCTCTGTGTTTTCTTCTGCAAATTGTTCAGCAGCAATAAGCTGGTAGTTTACTTTGACGCCAGAATCTAAACCGTGCAGTTTGGCAACGGTTAAGACCTCTTTGGCTAAATCTATCCCTGTAACGTTAGCACCATTGACAGCAAGTGATTCTGAAAGAATTCCGCCGCCACAACCAATATCAACAATTTTTTGATTTTCAATAGGGTGGTGTTTAAGAATAAATTCCAGACGTAGCGGATTTATTTTATGTAAAGCACCAAACTCGCCCTCTAAATCCCACCAGGTATTAGAAAGACGATT contains these protein-coding regions:
- a CDS encoding SDR family NAD(P)-dependent oxidoreductase; translated protein: MQTYLITGAAQGLGKALAHKLIQANHQVILLDKELKRLNAFYDEIADSELDINLVALYPMDLLGANIDNYKELTENLANEYGHIDGVFLNAAILPAFTPIEHFDYMQWYEVLHTNLNANFHLIQQTLPLLSHSDDGKIVAITDNSITEHPAYYGAYGVAKAGLEQLMKTVAQEIKQTSTHGYIARLETFATESRGRLFPGENPTELTSADNMAGFILASIFDQPIMTTTVDFGVIEKL
- a CDS encoding HAD family hydrolase codes for the protein MSIKCVLFDLDGTLLDTSYDFAHALKLTCLEYNQPILNYQDIRSTVSKGGLSMTQLAFPNLVGEELEERRQKFLGHYMQSINHHTQIFSGLDAGIKALADKNIPWGIVTNKPTYLTEELLKNYAFASAPLTIICGDTLSVRKPNREPMDLAAKQCGVKTEECIYIGDHPRDIQAGINAGMKTAAAMYGYLPDEATEKDWPADYFFHTPYEVSQFIKTL
- the ubiG gene encoding bifunctional 2-polyprenyl-6-hydroxyphenol methylase/3-demethylubiquinol 3-O-methyltransferase UbiG, yielding MSSESTQTKNADQSELDNFNRLSNTWWDLEGEFGALHKINPLRLEFILKHHPIENQKIVDIGCGGGILSESLAVNGANVTGIDLAKEVLTVAKLHGLDSGVKVNYQLIAAEQFAEENTEQFDVITCMEMLEHVPDPAAIIQAAAKCVKPGGWVFFSTLNRNYKSYLLAIFAAEQVLNLVPKGTHTHEKFITPAEMDAMARQAGLYLRDASGIEFNPLLNRYGLNNDLSVNYLLAYQKAL